GGAGAGATGAAGAACAAGTTTCCACTGCAAGCTCAAACAACAGGCAGCCTTGAACTCAAGGGAGAACTACATGCTCATgaaagttgcaaaaaaaaaccccaaaactttgtAATCAGCACTCCCCATGTCTAATCCTACTGTCTCCATTCAACCCTACCCAAGATTTGCTTGTTTATTCCGACAAGAAGAGGGAACACACTCAAGCTGACTTGAGTATTGAACTCCTGAACTAGTTAGTGCTTTAAAATCCTGTGAGCCCgtgtattaaaatattaacttacATCTGATGAAGCCGATTCAAGGATAATTCCAAATCCTGAAACAGGGGTTTCTGGTTTTAGGGGGGGTTCAACTGCTTGCAGACTCGATCGTTCTGAGTTGGCTGATAGCTTCTTTTCGTTCTCTGCAGCATTGGGTTTCTTATTCATGGTAATTGGTTCAACAGTTTTGAGGggcagttttttctttttgtttctctttcttgatATTGTTGACTTTTGCGTGCAAATCAGAGGAACAGGAGGCTGTTGTCTGTTTTGAGTCCCAACTGaataaaagaaagtaatgaaTTAAACTTACAGAAAAAAGCACATGTATAACCACACAGACGCACCATTAAACTACTCACATACTGAACTTATCTTCCGGATTTCAGGGCTGTTTGTGCATGTGAAACAGTTACGTTTTATCACCTTCGCATAATTTTCCAATCTGTACAATGGGGATAATGACACTGAGCTCCAATATGAGGTTTTGCAAGACACGCTGATGAAAAGCATTTTAGGAAAATTAGGAATATGTGGTTCTTTTTCCTAGTGACCACTGACACGAAGGACTTAAGCAATGATTAATTTGTATACCCTCTTGAATGACTGAGAATCTCATTGTCTTTGAGCATCTTTTCCTGATAAAGTAAGATAAAATAAGTGCTAGTGCAATTACAGTTATTTTTATGAATGTAGTCACCAAGTTAATTAGCTCAGCAAGAACATTTCAAGTACTATTATGTCAAGAATGAGTGAAAACACTATCCAATAGtttaatttctgggaaaaaagtaaCCCGAAGTTGCATCAGTTTGTTTTGCTCATACACAGAACTGACAGTTCATGTGTTACCTCTGAAATCTAAGAGaccatattttatatttatcaatattttgcattttccagtATCCACAATCATTTGTATAAATTAAGGCACCAATCCTGAACCTGTATCAATGTGAGTGAGTCCTCCAGTAGAATGCTATGCAGATACAATTATATGTCTGGATGAATCAGTAAGATCAaggtcaaaacaaaaaaagccaaaagtgCTACACATGCAAATCAAACTCATTTGAGCTATGAGGGAACTACAAATAGTCCTCATCTAcaaagcttgaggaaaaaaacgaaccTCGGAATACCGTTTATTAAAAGATTTCTGGGATATTTCTTTCCTGGCAAGGGTTTACAAGACTGTAATTTGTAGTTTATCATTTAGACAGAAGGGTGTTTGAATACTAAGATAAGTTATTACACTTTCACTTATATGTTtgcattttaggtttttttcttttagcagcaaAAAtgccaaatgattttttttttctctgcaaaaccaTCATTTCATGACTACCAGAAAATATGAACTATTCCCAGGCCTTTTCATGAAGAGATTTGCTAATTAACAAGGTACTTATACCGTAGATACATAATAAATAGGAAATATTCCTGCTATTGAGCAGCCAGTTCTTCTGGCATAAACCCCAGTTCTGTACCTCTCACCCACAAGCCATTTTTAATCATGCATGTAATTTCAATGAAATCGGTGCAACTGCGTAAAGAATTCCCTGCCCCAGTAAAGATTGTAAAACTGGGCCTTCACGTGCTTCTTTATAAATCCACGactttttgaaaagcatttttatgtGTATGAACTGATATTACAAAACCTGTCTGATCCTTCCTGTCCTCACTCAAGCATTATACGCCATGGAGACAAGGAGTTTAGTCAGCCCTTCACTCCACCCATATTTCGGTTAATTACTCAACACTCCCTTTTCTTACAGAGGTCTTATCCAGCTTCTGTAAGAGAAAAACCTCCATGGCTCCACTCTCCATCACTCACAATGGATAGGCAACTCAACCGACAAAATGCCTCCAACTCCTCATTAGTATTAACACTAATTCTTAGGAAGCACAGGGGCCGCAGCTTCACAGCACCTACGATGACCTACCTAACTCCTAGCTGCCACGGTCTCGTTATCTTGCTGGCTCTAGTGCTCTTCTGGCTCTGCGCTGCTGTGTTTCAGCTCCTAACCTAGCAGAAAACTGCACTCAGTAGTTTTCCCCAATGAACAGATTATTGCTGGTTCAGCCAGTAGAAAGAACTGGTAAACCAGCCTGAAGAAAGGTGGAGACCACAACATGCAGCGGCTACCACGGAGCTGTAACTTGAAAGATCTTTGAATGAAGTGTTATACAATAACTTTAAGTGGCCTTccaattttttttgcctcctaAGATTAGTGAACTGGTAAACAGGTAACAGGAAAAGTAGCATTTTGCACCTCTGAATGAATACACCATGAAAACAAAGTGGTTATGGCATATTGACCTACCCACTCAGCTCCCATTACTAGAGTATCTAaacacatcagatttttttttaatttagccttAAAAGATTCCTACAAGATAACATCCCATGTTACAGGTAAGGATCTGAGAAGTAAAAATTACATTTCGAAGAAGCCTGTGAAAATTTGACATGAACGACGTGTCAAGTGAGCAGGAAACAGTCCAGGTTTTCCTGAGTCTCCAGATAGATTTCTCTCTTACTAGACCATTCCTCCTAACAAGAAGATGCTCATCATGGGTACGCATGTATGGGACCGGTCATTGTACCTGCTTGAATCTGCATCAATTTTCGCATGGTCTTGAGCTCTTGAAGAATAGCCTGTAGGGTTGACTGGCAATTACATGTACAGCAGTTTGGTCCAACTGATGAATTCACCATTGGGATTTCTCCtgaaagagagaggaacaaaatggGGGAGAGACGATGTAACCCACACAAAACCACCCAAATAACAATTACCAGCAGGTGTTTGAAACTATTATCAATATACCCGATTGTGAAATCAgatccaaaacaaaaaagtgaataATTTTCAACATGGTCCCTTTTAAGAGGAAGGGGCCACTAGGTTTTATCCAATTACTAGTATGTGCAATTATATAAGTAGGGGATGCAATGTTACATGGGCTGGAGAAGACTGCTCAGAGCGTGAATACAATGCACTCTTCAACAGCAGGGCTCTCTGTTGTCAGGCTAGTTCACCTTGAATAACAATAGCACCAAACCTCATTATAAACATACTCACtttatcacacacacaaaaaaaaagcccatctcCCGGAACAGCTTACAAAGAATGAAGACAGTCTGCATAATAAAGGTTTACACTGCACATTAAATGAGGGCCTAAGAATTTTTAAACTGCTTGAATGTTACATGTGATTCTTTACCATGTGAAGAAttgagaatgaaaataaaatcccctattcagtggaaaaaaaaaaaacaaacaggatggAAAAGAACCACCAGCAAGGAAAGCTTTCAAATCTGCTCTTCTGTTTGTTAGGGTGCGATTGTTTTCTATGGCATTTTTTCCAGCACTGTGATCTACGAGATGGGCTTTCCATAGTTTCCCTTTGAAAATTAATACAGTAGTTCAACAGACTCTTCTTTTCTAGTAATTCTTACCAGTCTCTAACTGAATTTACACACTTCTAGTTCTAGCCCTTAGCAGTGCTTTTATTACTGCCTTGCTTTCCAGAAGTTTTGCATCGTAGGTCCGGAATTAGGACAGGCTGTTAACAGTTCAGAGATTTCAAGCTTTACCTGAATAGTTGTATCCTGCGCTTTAGTTTAAAATGCTTTAACACTACAAATAAAAATTCCAAAATTCAACAAAACACCTACCAGTATCTGCTTGAAACTGAGGCCAGATGGGATGCACCCCCCTTCATTTCAAAATGCGCTTACAGTCATTTAAATTGATGGCTATTTTACTGCTCATCAAAGCATGCAAGAGGAGGGATGATCATTTTATGAAGATAGGTACAAATGGATCTAACAAAAATCACCTCGCTTGGTGTCACATGTGGTGGACTTCAGAGAgtatatttccctttttcttccataGCCTGACAGTTATCAGGTGCCCTTTAATCATTACCTAGCTAAAGTGAACATAAGCAACTCATTTAATCTTCGCTCATAAATCCTCCCATTTTTCATTATtacttttgctttcctctgaagCCAAACCAGTTTATTAATACCTTTTTAGGTTCTTTCATCAGAGCTCCCCTGCTGTCAGACCCACACAGATCCCCTGACTTCAATCCTCATTTGCAATGGCTGAAAATCTGGCCAGCGCTAGATCACTCCCACCCTTTCCTAGTGCTTCCAGTGTGTCCCTCCATCCTCAAATCTCCCTTCCCAGGTACTTGTTCTCTACCTCCTTCCATTGAGTCCTTCAGCTCTGATGTAACATCTATCAGACTTGAGCAAACTGGTGGTCGTTCTCCCAGCAGTGAGTTACTTCTGAAACTAAACTCATGTGTCACTTAAAGATTGCTGACATCTTCTGGGTGTcgctctcctcctttcctcagaTATTTAGACTGTCCACACTACTGCAATCACAAAtgttggtattttaaaatatcatccatGGACAGAAACTGGTAATACTGCATTAAGATAAATGGAGTAATTTAAGAATCTCTGCAAATCTAGCAAATATGAATGCGATCGTTCCATTGGCTTCTTCAGCTGTAACTAcaacaactttttaaaagtcaaaagcGATCTGAAAAACAGGCTTAGTgtctcaaattaaaacaaaaaacaggttACTGACTCAGCAGGACTCTGCCTAGTTTGATCTCACCCTTCCTTTGTACGCTGTCTATTCAGACTGAAAGTTCCTTGGGGCATGGATGGGATTTTATCTTTTCAATGGTCCATAAATTGTTTAGCCCATTGTTACAggtacagaagggaaaaaaaaaaaatgttatctttaGCTTTGCAGCAGATTACTCAGAATCCCTCAACCTGGTTCCACCAATACCCTTTTAACTATTTGTTAAAGGTAGACTTTTAAGTAGATGAGGTTCAAGGCTGCTTATAACTGAATAGCATCAGCATAACTCGTACCTTTCAGTAAGACAAGCAGGTACCCCAGAAATGGAGTCCCAGGAAATTAGGAgagttttattaataaaagacAAATACATAGTAAGAATATCCTTCCTCCAGTGCTTTCTCAGTTGTTTTAGACTAATAAGCTCCTCGGGAAAAGGCCCATCCTCTCTCTTGATCCAATATTCTAGTGGGCCTCTGGAAATAGTATCTGAAGGACTACGGTGGGAGACAGGGCTGGCggcttctgtttccttcttaACAAAGACTCTACATGGTGGTGAATTGCATGTGAAAACTTGGACAAACTGTATCAGTAAATACCTGTACATCTTTCCTGTTGCAATAGAACACGTTCCTAATGAAAGCACGCAGGCACGCAAGCTCCTGATGGAAAACCAAAGGGTCTATTTTCCCATTAAGGCATGGGGAATTTACATTATAATCCCCATTAGCATTGATAGAAATTACCCATGTAAATCTACCATAGGTACTGGAAATGGGAAAAGAGACCACCAATATTTCAAATCAAAGCAGGGTTCTACTGACTTCATACATATTcatgagggttttttattttctttctatcctCCCTCCTCTGATCAGTTACTGTGTTGTAAGAAACATCTTGTAGAGTGTTCTCAGTCATTGTTCCAAGCACTATCTTTATCATTTTTAGAGGACAAAAGCAACCCTTTTCAACTTGTTataaatcaatttttaattttaaaaggagaacagactttttatttttatgaaggaGTCTTTAAAGAGCCATCTCCCTTTCTTTTGGAAGCTAGCCAGCAGGCAAATTTGATACCGGCTTGTATGATTGAGAGAAGGAGATGACACAAATACATTAGTTGCTTCCCCCATGTGAGCAGCAAGTAGCCCAGGCCAGTGGTTCTTGCAGCTGGATGTGCTGAGAGTGAATTCACCTGGTGTAACGATGCTACCACAACTTGGTATTTGAAAAGCATGCAAGTGCAATCCATTGAAAACTATCTTGACATAACCGAAAAGCAATTCAGCTGCTGCATCACTGCCGGATTTGCTACACAACACAAGAAACGAAACTAAAATGTTTTAGACGGACTCTATGAGTTTGTTGTCTCTAATAGACAGACATGCTACTCGCTGTTTGTAGCCCCAAGGGGCTTCCACTAAACGCAGTGGGTCACAGACATCTACCTAACACCCTGACTTGTGGAACTGTCACCTTAAATCTGGTTTGGAATAAATCACTTTGCTTTCAAGAATGTTCCTACTCTTCCCTCTGTTGCAGCGATGCCTAGGCTCCCCccattcctccttttctctcttcatctATTTTTGCAAATACCTTTTTCACGACTGCCTTCTATCCCAGCACCTATTAAACATCCATTCCAGCTTTTCCTTGAACCACCTTTACCATGCGAGTAGATGACTACGCTAGTTAGATGGACTTGGATCCCTATTACAGTCAAATTTGAGTAATTCACACAGCCTACAACATATATTTTGGCTTCCTATACAAAACCTACCCAATGGACAGAAAGAGTTTCTGGACTCAGACCGCCTGCTATAGATGCTGGACATCTCCCCAGTAATGACCTAGGCCTGCCAGCCCCAGGTAATAAGCTTATGATCTACCTGAACAGTTTTACTCAGATGAATTTAAACACCATGGTAAGTACCAAGTAGTATCTCTTTTGATATTTGATTGCATTTCTACACCCAGCTTTTAAGGACTTTGTCCATCCTCCAAATAACATCTAAGTTACTGAGTTAGATACTCAGGCTCCGAATGCAAGGGATGGAGGGAACTGGACACGTTAGGACAGCGCCCAGAAGAGCTGTGTGCTGGGTGAGGAGCAGTTTCAGAGCTTgctcacagcccaaaaatgcatCAAAAGTTTTCCTTTCCTAGAGACCGGGCTTCAGAGCCAAAGCAGCAAAACTGCCCGGCAGGATCACAACACCCCACTGGAGGTAGACACCTGAAATCTTGCTCTCAAAGAGCTACGCATGTCGTCTTTTCAAAGGTGGCCAGAGGAGAGGGCCCACACCCATCTTTACGTAATAACCTAAAAGATTGCATTCCTTTCTGCAGCAGGATAGCTGCAGAGGGAGGGGTGGAAGGTGCCTCCTGGTGCACTTCCCCGAGAGCTGGGAGCTCGGACATTCCTCCTGACCAGCCCAGAGGTCGCTCAACCCAACCCTTCTACTGTCTCACAGACCGTTCTAACCTGTAGGAGATCATAAATCAGCTGAACCCTTCCTCCTCGCATGAAAAATTAAAACGCTGACATTTTCTTGCATATGGGGCCAAATCCTGTCAACACATTTCAGCTCACATGCTGACTCAGGCCCCTGAGGGGACAGAGGTGCTGCTCCACCTACTTGCCGGATCCAGGAACTAGGCACCTAAGCTCTGCAGGCTTGGGCACTTCTGTGCATGCAGAGAACTATCCCTGTGCCCAGGGACTCTCAGGGCAAAGAGGGAGATGTGTGATGAATTTTGGGTCCTTCCACATTTAGAAGGTTGTTATGGTTGGATTTTGAGAGCAGAGTTTTAGAGTCGGATGCTAAACCCCATCAAGTGTTTTCCCCTGCCCACTGGatctgcacctttaaaaaaaacacaacttttttttttttttgtattataaaataaataaaactagcaTGACTTACTGCAACACCTTTCTCCAGGTCAACCAGTACCTCTGTGTGAATCATTGTCTCTACAGAGAAACAGTCAATCTGGTGAAACCACTGTTTTTTAGTGCAGTGACAGTACTTCCTAAAGGACAGTACTGAGAAtaataatagtatttttcttttaactgttacAAGCAATAAGAACTTGTATGCTTTTAGAGAAGGATACACAGTAGATGCTCCTATTAGGAAGTATGAACACCTTCAGAATCAACTGGAAACTGATAATGTTTTCAGATGCGGTctcacaattttttattttccagaatttaGAACTGAGGTACCCCTTTAATATAACCCCCCCCTCTAAATTTAGGGTTGAATGTCAGGAGAAAAACTTTCTAAATCGAATTTAGATCATTAAAGACGACCTTCAGGAATCTGGCAGTAAAACCTCCATTCCCTGGGACTTAAAAcaagagaaaagcattttaaggGCACACTGCCATCTACTTTAGGGCAGAATTCTCTGCCAGTACAAGATGGACCACGGTCTAGTACATGCTGTTCATAGGTAGACTCCATCATCTCTTTCCTCCAATGGTCCCATCGGAATAAAAGCCTAAGGCTGTGTTGGGATTTTGTACCTGAAGTTCAGCAGCCAGTTATAAGGCTGATGCCATCCCCTTATGAAAGTCAGTAGAATCCTGCTCCGCAAGTGGTGTCACAACAGTGCTACATTACTCATTGCAAAGAGGAGTGGTAGAGGTTGACATTTAATTAGCTATGAATTTAATAACAATGGCAAAAGCTGTTTCAATAAGTACTGTATAGAAATTAAGCCCCTAACAGCATTGAGTAAGTCTGTCCTATCACCAGGAATCCATTTGAAAAGCTAAGACAGATGGTAGCAGAATGCACCATGCCCACTTTTGCACCTTTTCAAAGTGATAACTATGTGCTCATTTTGTAGACTCTGAACTATAACTGATTTCAGTGCAGCGGTACAATAAATCATCACAACAAAGGCTGAAATTTAGTACAgtacaaggagagaaaaataaaaagtactatTCTAAGTATCTAATGCAAATCATACCATTGGATGCCACGGTTCGCGTTTGATTTTGGAACGTTTTGGATCGAGTTCCATATTGCCCTGAAAAATGGCTAGCTTGGGGTGATAATTCATTCCATGCACCGCTCTGTGAAGGATGAAGGCTCGCCTGGGACTCTGCAGGGGCATTCAGGCGCTGGGCCCAGGTTAAGTCTAAATCTTGAGGCTCCtccttcagtttttctccttctttgcCAACTCGTTGATAGATTCTTCCAGTGCTGTCATTCAGTAATCTTCTCATCcctgtaatttgttttttaatttcccGGCTTTCATCTCCTAATGAAAACAGAGCCACAGTTATCACTGTAAATTAGCAAAAACGGTAATGGGTAGAGATTAGTGATTTTAGATGC
This genomic interval from Calonectris borealis chromosome 1, bCalBor7.hap1.2, whole genome shotgun sequence contains the following:
- the BEND7 gene encoding BEN domain-containing protein 7 isoform X7; protein product: MRRLLNDSTGRIYQRVGKEGEKLKEEPQDLDLTWAQRLNAPAESQASLHPSQSGAWNELSPQASHFSGQYGTRSKTFQNQTRTVASNGEIPMVNSSVGPNCCTCNCQSTLQAILQELKTMRKLMQIQAVGTQNRQQPPVPLICTQKSTISRKRNKKKKLPLKTVEPITMNKKPNAAENEKKLSANSERSSLQAVEPPLKPETPVSGFGIILESASSDPEVQLAEGFDVFMPKSQLDSILSNYTRSGSLLFRKLVCAFFDDKTLANSLPNGKRKRGLNDNRKGLDQNIVGAIKVFTEKYCTANHVDKLPGPRDWVQILQDQIKLARRRLKRGSAEATDCDEKPDISLLQTGNLFDTTTDHLIDANPDFSA
- the BEND7 gene encoding BEN domain-containing protein 7 isoform X1, whose amino-acid sequence is MEFTQRKRSRKSQSFKLINEDYHHEIYKISDYSNDVNGETKETQPVFLGDESREIKKQITGMRRLLNDSTGRIYQRVGKEGEKLKEEPQDLDLTWAQRLNAPAESQASLHPSQSGAWNELSPQASHFSGQYGTRSKTFQNQTRTVASNGEIPMVNSSVGPNCCTCNCQSTLQAILQELKTMRKLMQIQAVGTQNRQQPPVPLICTQKSTISRKRNKKKKLPLKTVEPITMNKKPNAAENEKKLSANSERSSLQAVEPPLKPETPVSGFGIILESASSDPEVQLAEGFDVFMPKSQLDSILSNYTRSGSLLFRKLVCAFFDDKTLANSLPNGKRKRGLNDNRKGLDQNIVGAIKVFTEKYCTANHVDKLPGPRDWVQILQDQIKLARRRLKRGSAEATDCDEKPDISLLQTGNLFDTTTDHLIDANPDFSA
- the BEND7 gene encoding BEN domain-containing protein 7 isoform X9 — encoded protein: MEFTQRKRSRKSQSFKLINEDYHHEIYKISDYSNDVNGETKETQPVFLGDESREIKKQITGMRRLLNDSTGRIYQRVGKEGEKLKEEPQDLDLTWAQRLNAPAESQASLHPSQSGAWNELSPQASHFSGQYGTRSKTFQNQTRTVASNGEIPMVNSSVGPNCCTCNCQSTLQAILQELKTMRKLMQIQAVGTQNRQQPPVPLICTQKSTISRKRNKKKKLPLKTVEPITMNKKPNAAENEKKLSANSERSSLQAVEPPLKPETPVSGFGIILESASSDPEVQLAEGFDVFMPKSQLDSILSNYTRSGSLLFRKLVCAFFDDKTLANSLPNGKRKRGLNDNRKGLDQNIVGAIKEEHVYLQTL
- the BEND7 gene encoding BEN domain-containing protein 7 isoform X5 yields the protein MEFTQRKRSRKSQSFKLINEDYHHEIYKISDYSNDVNGETKETQPVFLGDESREIKKQITGMRRLLNDSTGRIYQRVGKEGEKLKEEPQDLDLTWAQRLNAPAESQASLHPSQSGAWNELSPQASHFSGQYGTRSKTFQNQTRTVASNGEIPMVNSSVGPNCCTCNCQSTLQAILQELKTMRKLMQIQAVGTQNRQQPPVPLICTQKSTISRKRNKKKKLPLKTVEPITMNKKPNAAENEKKLSANSERSSLQAVEPPLKPETPVSGFGIILESASSDPEVQLAEGFDVFMPKSQLDSILSNYTRSGSLLFRKLVCAFFDDKTLANSLPNGKRKRGLNDNRKGLDQNIVGAIKAEATDCDEKPDISLLQTGNLFDTTTDHLIDANPDFSA
- the BEND7 gene encoding BEN domain-containing protein 7 isoform X6: MEFTQRKRSRKSQSFKLINEDYHHEIYKISDYSNDVNGETKETQPVFLGDESREIKKQITGMRRLLNDSTGRIYQRVGKEGEKLKEEPQDLDLTWAQRLNAPAESQASLHPSQSGAWNELSPQASHFSGQYGTRSKTFQNQTRTVASNGEIPMVNSSVGPNCCTCNCQSTLQAILQELKTMRKLMQIQAVGTQNRQQPPVPLICTQKSTISRKRNKKKKLPLKTVEPITMNKKPNAAENEKKLSANSERSSLQAVEPPLKPETPVSGFGIILESASSDPEVQLAEGFDVFMPKSQLDSILSNYTRSGSLLFRKLVCAFFDDKTLANSLPNGKRKRGLNDNRKGLDQNIVGAIKGNLFDTTTDHLIDANPDFSA
- the BEND7 gene encoding BEN domain-containing protein 7 isoform X3 — translated: MEFTQRKRSRKSQSFKLINEDYHHEIYKISDYSNDVNGETKETQPVFLGDESREIKKQITGMRRLLNDSTGRIYQRVGKEGEKLKEEPQDLDLTWAQRLNAPAESQASLHPSQSGAWNELSPQASHFSGQYGTRSKTFQNQTRTVASNGEIPMVNSSVGPNCCTCNCQSTLQAILQELKTMRKLMQIQAVGTQNRQQPPVPLICTQKSTISRKRNKKKKLPLKTVEPITMNKKPNAAENEKKLSANSERSSLQAVEPPLKPETPVSGFGIILESASSDPEVQLAEGFDVFMPKSQLDSILSNYTRSGSLLFRKLVCAFFDDKTLANSLPNGKRKRGLNDNRKGLDQNIVGAIKVFTEKYCTANHVDKLPGPRDWVQILQDQIKLARRRLKRGSGNLFDTTTDHLIDANPDFSA
- the BEND7 gene encoding BEN domain-containing protein 7 isoform X2; the protein is MEFTQRKRSRKSQSFKLINEDYHHEIYKISDYSNDVNGETKETQPVFLGDESREIKKQITGMRRLLNDSTGRIYQRVGKEGEKLKEEPQDLDLTWAQRLNAPAESQASLHPSQSGAWNELSPQASHFSGQYGTRSKTFQNQTRTVASNGEIPMVNSSVGPNCCTCNCQSTLQAILQELKTMRKLMQIQAVGTQNRQQPPVPLICTQKSTISRKRNKKKKLPLKTVEPITMNKKPNAAENEKKLSANSERSSLQAVEPPLKPETPVSGFGIILESASSDPEVQLAEGFDVFMPKSQLDSILSNYTRSGSLLFRKLVCAFFDDKTLANSLPNGKRKRGLNDNRKGLDQNIVGAIKVFTEKYCTANHVDKLPGPRDWVQILQDQIKLARRRLKRGSGVIEHTTVAICTLPSTTIFTGGLS
- the BEND7 gene encoding BEN domain-containing protein 7 isoform X8 produces the protein MEFTQRKRSRKSQSFKLINEDYHHEIYKISDYSNDVNGETKETQPVFLGDESREIKKQITGMRRLLNDSTGRIYQRVGKEGEKLKEEPQDLDLTWAQRLNAPAESQASLHPSQSGAWNELSPQASHFSGQYGTRSKTFQNQTRTVASNGEIPMVNSSVGPNCCTCNCQSTLQAILQELKTMRKLMQIQAVGTQNRQQPPVPLICTQKSTISRKRNKKKKLPLKTVEPITMNKKPNAAENEKKLSANSERSSLQAVEPPLKPETPVSGFGIILESASSDPEVQLAEGFDVFMPKSQLDSILSNYTRSGSLLFRKLVCAFFDDKTLANSLPNGKRKRGLNDNRKGLDQNIVGAIKEMQRNLENIMTV
- the BEND7 gene encoding BEN domain-containing protein 7 isoform X4 encodes the protein MEFTQRKRSRKSQSFKLINEGDESREIKKQITGMRRLLNDSTGRIYQRVGKEGEKLKEEPQDLDLTWAQRLNAPAESQASLHPSQSGAWNELSPQASHFSGQYGTRSKTFQNQTRTVASNGEIPMVNSSVGPNCCTCNCQSTLQAILQELKTMRKLMQIQAVGTQNRQQPPVPLICTQKSTISRKRNKKKKLPLKTVEPITMNKKPNAAENEKKLSANSERSSLQAVEPPLKPETPVSGFGIILESASSDPEVQLAEGFDVFMPKSQLDSILSNYTRSGSLLFRKLVCAFFDDKTLANSLPNGKRKRGLNDNRKGLDQNIVGAIKVFTEKYCTANHVDKLPGPRDWVQILQDQIKLARRRLKRGSAEATDCDEKPDISLLQTGNLFDTTTDHLIDANPDFSA